From a region of the Archocentrus centrarchus isolate MPI-CPG fArcCen1 chromosome 18, fArcCen1, whole genome shotgun sequence genome:
- the LOC115796732 gene encoding uncharacterized protein LOC115796732 isoform X11, whose protein sequence is MKLLTVSALLCAIVALTTVAEEGSSAVGKGSTQPGEVNVEKRAICYWRRRVGRIRYGNRYYNYSPRRRTWARTRLVKFHWRRRVSGIRYGKRYNRYSTNLRTWARARQVGLIRYGNRYYRYCPCCRTWTRVRARLVKSHWGRRVGWIRYGNRYYRYSPRRQTWARARFGKSHWRRHVGWTRYGNRYYRYSPHRRTWVRGRLGKSHWRRRVGWIRYGNRYYRYSPHRRTWVRGRLVKSHWRRRVGWIRYGNRYYRYSPHRRIRARARLVKSHWPRWVGWIRYGNRYYRYSPRRRTWVRGRLVKSHRRRRVGWIRYGNRYYRYSPHRRTWARARLEKSHWRRGVGWIRYGNRYYRYSPRRRTWARARLGKSHWPRRVGWIRYGNRYYRYSPRRRTLVRGRLVKSHRRRGVGWIRYGNRYYRYSPHRRIRARARLVKSHWPRRVGWIRYGNRYYRYSPRRRIRARARLGKSHWRRRVGWIRYGNRYYRYSPRRRTWVRGRRVGWIRYGNRYYRYSPRRRTWARGRLVKSHWRKRVGWIRYGNRYYRYSPHRWIQARARLVKSHWPRWVGWIRYGNRYYRYSPRRRTWVRGRLVKSHWCRRVGWIRYGNRYYRYSPRRRTWARGRLVKSHWRKRVGWIRYGNRYYRYSPHRQIRARARLGKSHWPRRVGWIRYGNRYYRYSPRRRTWVRGRLVKSHWRRGVGWIRYGNRYYRYSPHRRIRARARLVKSHWRRGVGWIRYGNRYYRYSPRRRTWVRGRLVKSHWCRRVGWIRYGNRYYRYSPRRRTWARGRLVKSHWRKRVGWIRYGNRYYRYSPHRQIWARARLGKSHWPRRVGWIRYGNRYYRYSPRRRTWVRGRLVKSHRRSGVGWIRYGNRYYRYSPHRRTWARARLGKSHWRRGVGWIRYGNRYYRYSRRRRTWARARLGKSHWCRRVGWIRYGNRYYRYSPHRRIRARARLRKSHWRRRVGWIRYGNRYYRYSPRRRIRARARLVKSHWRRGVGWIRYGNRYYRYSPRRRTWVRGRLVKSHWRKRVGWIRYGNRYYRYSPHRQIRARARLGKSHWPRRVGWIRYGNRYYRYSPRRRTWVRGRLVKSHWRKRVGWIRYGNRYYRYSPHRRIRARARLGKSHWPRRVGWIRYGNRYYRYSPRRRTWVRGRLVKSHWRKRVGWIRYGNRYYRYSPHRRIRARARLGKSHWPRWVGWIRYGNRYYRYSPHRRIRARARLVKSHRRSGVGWIRYGNRYYRYSPHRRTWARARLGKSHWRRGVGWIRYGNRYYRYSRRRRTWARARLGKSHWCRRVGWIRYGNRYYRYSPHRRIRARARLRKSHWRRRVGWIRYGNRYYRYSPRRRTWVRGRLVKSHRRRGVGWIRYGNRYYRYSPHRRIRAQARMVKTHWRRGVGWIRYGNRYYRYSPRRRTWVRGRLVKSHWCRRVGWIRYGNRYYRYSPRCRTWVRGRLGKSHWPRRVGWIRYGNRYYRYSPHRRTWVRGRLVKSHWCRRVGWIRYGNRYYRYSPRRRTLVRGRLGKSHWPRRVGWIRYGNRYYRYSPRRRTWVRGRLVKSHWRKRVGWIRYGNRYYRYSPHRRIRARARLRKSHWRRRVGWIRYGNRYYRYSPRRRTWVRGRLVKSHRRRGVGWIRYGNRYYRYSPHRRIRARARMVKSHWRRGVGWIRYGNRYYRYSPRRRTWVRGRLVKSHWCRRVGWIRYGNRYYRYSPRRRTWARGRLVKSHWRKRVGWIRYGNRYYRYSPHRRIRARARLVKSHWPRRVGWIRYGNRYYRYSPRRRTWVRGRLVKSHWRKRVGWIRYGNRYYRYSPHRRIRARARLVKSHRRSGVGWIRYGNRYYRYSPHRRTWARARLVKSHWRRRVGWIRYGNRYYRYSPHRRIRARARLRKSHWRRRVGWIRYGNRYYRYSPRRRTWVRGRSRLMKSHRRRRVGWIRYGNRYYRYSPRRRTWARARLGKSKSRRRVGWIRYGNRYYRYSPRRRTSAPARLVKSHWHRPVGLIRYGNRYNRYSTYRRTSARARLVKSHWHKRVGWTRYGNRYYRYFPYRWTWAQAQRFCQSKNANLASVRNLGEYRAIQRVIYRVTHRFVPTWIGGSDAQQERFWFWIDGTPFRFTYWCPAEPNNAGSREHCLHMNWTGCRCINDAPCYNQYPFVCVLKSG, encoded by the exons GTTTGGGAAATCCCATTGGCGCAGGCATGTGGGTTGGACTAGATATGGCAACCGATACTACCGCTACTCTCCCCATCGCCGGACTTGGGTTCGGggaag GTTGGGGAAATCCCATTGGCGCAGGCGTGTGGGTTGGATTAGATATGGCAACCGATACTACCGCTACTCTCCCCATCGCCGGACTTGGGTTCGGggaag GTTGGTGAAATCCCATTGGCGCAGGCGGGTGGGTTGGATTAGATATGGCAACCGATACTACCGCTACTCTCCCCATCGCCGGATTCGGGCTCGGGcaag GTTGGTGAAATCCCATTGGCCCAGGTGGGTGGGTTGGATTAGATATGGCAACCGATACTACCGCTACTCTCCCCGTCGCCGGACTTGGGTTCGGggaag GTTGGTGAAATCACATCGGCGCAGGCGGGTGGGTTGGATTAGATATGGCAACCGATACTACCGCTACTCTCCCCATCGCCGGACTTGGGCTCGGGCAAG GTTGGAGAAATCCCATTGGCGCAGAGGGGTGGGTTGGATCAGATATGGCAACCGATACTACCGCTACTCTCCTCGTCGCCGGACTTGGGCTCGAgcaag GTTGGGGAAATCCCATTGGCCCAGGCGGGTGGGTTGGATTAGATATGGCAACCGATACTACCGCTACTCTCCCCGTCGCCGGACTTTGGTTCGAggaag GTTGGTGAAATCGCATCGGCGCAGGGGGGTGGGTTGGATTAGATATGGCAACCGATACTACCGCTACTCTCCCCATCGCCGGATTCGGGCTCGGGcaag GTTGGTGAAATCCCATTGGCCCAGGCGGGTGGGTTGGATTAGATATGGCAACCGATACTACCGCTACTCTCCCCGTCGCCGGATTCGGGCTCGGGcaag GTTGGGGAAATCCCATTGGCGCAGACGGGTGGGTTGGATTAGATATGGCAACCGATACTACCGCTACTCTCCCCGTCGCCGGACTTGGGTTCGGGGAAG GCGTGTGGGTTGGATTAGATATGGCAACCGATATTACCGCTACTCTCCTCGTCGCCGGACTTGGGCTCGAGGAAG GTTGGTGAAATCCCATTGGCGAAAGCGGGTGGGTTGGATTAGATATGGCAACCGATACTACCGCTACTCTCCCCATCGCTGGATTCAGGCTCGGGcaag GTTGGTGAAATCCCATTGGCCCAGGTGGGTGGGTTGGATTAGATATGGCAACCGATACTACCGCTACTCTCCCCGTCGCCGGACTTGGGTTCGGggaag GTTGGTGAAATCCCATTGGTGCAGGCGTGTGGGTTGGATTAGATATGGCAACCGGTATTACCGCTACTCTCCTCGTCGCAGGACTTGGGCTCGAggaag GTTGGTGAAATCCCATTGGCGCAAGCGGGTGGGTTGGATTCGATATGGCAACCGATACTACCGCTACTCTCCCCATCGCCAGATTCGGGCTCGGGCAAG GTTGGGGAAATCCCATTGGCCCAGGCGGGTGGGTTGGATTAGATATGGCAACCGATACTACCGCTACTCTCCCCGTCGCCGGACTTGGGTTCGGggaag GTTGGTGAAATCGCATTGGCGCAGGGGGGTGGGTTGGATTAGATATGGCAACCGATACTACCGCTACTCTCCCCATCGCCGGATTCGGGCTCGGGCAAG GTTGGTGAAATCCCATTGGCGCAGAGGGGTGGGTTGGATTAGATATGGCAACCGATACTACCGCTACTCTCCCCGTCGCCGGACTTGGGTTCGGGGAAG GTTGGTGAAATCCCATTGGTGCAGGCGTGTGGGTTGGATTAGATATGGCAACCGGTATTACCGCTACTCTCCTCGTCGCCGGACTTGGGCTCGAggaag GTTGGTGAAATCCCATTGGCGCAAGCGGGTGGGTTGGATTAGATATGGCAACCGATACTACCGCTACTCTCCCCATCGCCAGATTTGGGCTCGGGcaag GTTGGGGAAATCCCATTGGCCCAGGCGGGTGGGTTGGATTAGATATGGCAACCGATACTACCGCTACTCTCCCCGTCGCCGGACTTGGGTTCGGggaag GTTGGTGAAATCGCATCGGCGCAGCGGGGTGGGTTGGATTAGATATGGCAACCGATACTACCGCTACTCTCCCCATCGCCGGACTTGGGCTCGGGCAAG GTTGGGGAAATCCCATTGGCGCAGAGGGGTGGGTTGGATTAGATATGGCAACCGATACTACCGCTACTCTCGTCGTCGCCGGACTTGGGCTCGAgcaag GTTGGGGAAATCCCATTGGTGCAGGCGGGTGGGTTGGATTAGATATGGCAATCGATACTACCGCTACTCTCCCCATCGCCGGATTCGGGCTCGGGcaag GCTGAGGAAATCCCATTGGCGCAGGCGGGTCGGTTGGATTAGATATGGCAACCGATACTACCGCTACTCACCCCGTCGCCGGATTCGGGCTCGGGCAAG GTTGGTGAAATCCCATTGGCGCAGGGGGGTGGGTTGGATTAGATATGGCAACCGATACTACCGCTACTCTCCCCGTCGCCGGACTTGGGTTCGGGGAAG GTTGGTGAAATCCCATTGGCGCAAGCGGGTGGGTTGGATTAGATATGGCAACCGATACTACCGCTACTCTCCCCATCGCCAGATTCGGGCTCGGGcaag GTTGGGGAAATCCCATTGGCCCAGGCGGGTGGGTTGGATTAGATATGGCAACCGATACTACCGCTACTCTCCCCGTCGCCGGACTTGGGTTCGGggaag GTTGGTGAAATCCCATTGGCGCAAGCGGGTGGGTTGGATTAGATATGGCAACCGATACTACCGCTACTCTCCCCATCGCCGGATTCGGGCTCGAGcaag GCTGGGGAAATCCCATTGGCCCAGGCGGGTGGGTTGGATTAGATATGGCAACCGATACTACCGCTACTCTCCCCGTCGCCGGACTTGGGTTCGGggaag GTTGGTGAAATCCCATTGGCGCAAGCGGGTGGGTTGGATTAGATATGGCAACCGATACTACCGCTACTCTCCCCATCGCCGGATTCGGGCTCGGGcaag GTTGGGGAAATCCCATTGGCCCAGGTGGGTGGGTTGGATTAGATATGGCAACCGATACTACCGCTACTCTCCCCATCGCCGGATTCGGGCTCGGGcaag GTTGGTGAAATCGCATCGGCGCAGCGGGGTGGGTTGGATTAGATATGGCAACCGATACTACCGCTACTCTCCCCATCGCCGGACTTGGGCTCGGGCAAG GTTGGGGAAATCCCATTGGCGCAGAGGGGTGGGTTGGATTAGATATGGCAACCGATACTACCGCTACTCTCGTCGTCGCCGGACTTGGGCTCGAgcaag GTTGGGGAAATCCCATTGGTGCAGGCGGGTGGGTTGGATTAGATATGGCAATCGATACTACCGCTACTCTCCCCATCGCCGGATTCGGGCTCGGGcaag GCTGAGGAAATCCCATTGGCGCAGGCGGGTCGGTTGGATTAGATATGGCAACCGATACTACCGCTACTCACCCCGTCGCCGGACTTGGGTTCGGGGAAG GTTGGTGAAATCGCATCGGCGCAGGGGGGTGGGTTGGATTAGATATGGAAACCGATACTACCGCTACTCTCCCCATCGCCGGATTCGGGCTCAGGCAAG GATGGTGAAAACCCATTGGCGCAGAGGGGTGGGTTGGATTAGATATGGCAACCGATACTACCGCTACTCTCCCCGTCGCCGGACTTGGGTTCGGGGAAG GTTGGTGAAATCCCATTGGTGCAGGCGTGTGGGTTGGATTAGATATGGCAACCGGTATTACCGCTACTCTCCTCGTTGCCGGACTTGGGTTCGGggaag GTTGGGGAAATCCCATTGGCCCAGGCGGGTGGGTTGGATTAGATATGGCAACCGATACTACCGCTACTCTCCCCATCGCCGGACTTGGGTTCGGGGAAG GTTGGTGAAATCCCATTGGTGCAGGCGTGTGGGTTGGATTAGATATGGCAACCGGTATTACCGCTACTCTCCTCGTCGCCGGACTTTGGTTCGGggaag GTTGGGGAAATCCCATTGGCCCAGGCGGGTGGGTTGGATTAGATATGGCAACCGATACTACCGCTACTCTCCCCGTCGCCGGACTTGGGTTCGGggaag GTTGGTGAAATCCCATTGGCGCAAGCGGGTGGGTTGGATTAGATATGGCAACCGATACTACCGCTACTCTCCCCATCGCCGGATTCGGGCTCGGGcaag GCTGAGGAAATCCCATTGGCGCAGGCGGGTCGGTTGGATTAGATATGGCAACCGATACTACCGCTACTCACCCCGTCGCCGGACTTGGGTTCGGGGAAG GTTGGTGAAATCGCATCGGCGCAGGGGGGTGGGTTGGATTAGATATGGAAACCGATACTACCGCTACTCTCCCCATCGCCGGATTCGGGCTCGGGCAAG GATGGTGAAATCCCATTGGCGCAGAGGGGTGGGTTGGATTAGATATGGCAACCGATACTACCGCTACTCTCCCCGTCGCCGGACTTGGGTTCGGGGAAG GTTGGTGAAATCCCATTGGTGCAGGCGTGTGGGTTGGATTAGATATGGCAACCGGTATTACCGCTACTCTCCTCGTCGCCGGACTTGGGCTCGAggaag GTTGGTGAAATCCCATTGGCGCAAGCGGGTGGGTTGGATTAGATATGGCAACCGATACTACCGCTACTCTCCCCATCGCCGGATTCGGGCTCGGGcaag GTTGGTGAAATCCCATTGGCCCAGGCGGGTGGGTTGGATTAGATATGGCAACCGATACTACCGCTACTCTCCCCGTCGCCGGACTTGGGTTCGGggaag GTTGGTGAAATCCCATTGGCGCAAGCGGGTGGGTTGGATTAGATATGGCAACCGATACTACCGCTACTCTCCCCATCGCCGGATTCGGGCTCGGGcaag GTTGGTGAAATCGCATCGGCGCAGCGGGGTGGGTTGGATTAGATATGGCAACCGATACTACCGCTACTCTCCCCATCGCCGGACTTGGGCTCGGGCAAG GTTGGTGAAATCCCATTGGCGCAGGCGGGTGGGTTGGATTAGATATGGCAACCGATACTACCGCTACTCTCCCCATCGCCGGATTCGGGCTCGGGcaag GCTGAGGAAATCCCATTGGCGCAGGCGGGTTGGTTGGATTAGATATGGCAACCGATACTACCGCTACTCTCCCCGTCGCCGGACTTGGGTTCGGGGAAG ATCTAGGTTGATGAAATCCCATAGGCGCAGACGGGTGGGTTGGATTAGATATGGTAACCGATACTATCGCTACTCTCCCCGTCGCCGGACTTGGGCTCGGGCAAG GTTGGGGAAATCCAAATCGCGTAGGCGTGTGGGTTGGATTAGATATGGCAACCGATACTACCGCTACTCTCCCCGGCGCCGGACCAGTGCTCCGgcaag GTTGGTGAAATCCCATTGGCACAGGCCAGTGGGTCTGATTAGATATGGCAACCGATACAACCGCTACTCTACCTATCGACGGACTTCGGCTCGTGCCAG GTTGGTGAAATCCCATTGGCACAAGCGGGTGGGGTGGACTAGATATGGCAACCGATACTACCGCTACTTTCCCTATCGCTGGACTTGGGCTCAGGCTCAG AGATTCTGTCAGTCCAAGAATGCAAACCTGGCATCTGTGCGCAATCTCGGAGAGTATCGTGCAATTCAGAGGGTCATATATCGTGTCACCCATAGGTTTGTCCCTACATGGATCGGAGGCTCTGATGCTCAACAG gAGCGTTTTTGGTTTTGGATTGATGGAACTCCTTTCAGATTTACATACTGGTGTCCTGCAGAGCCGAACAATGCTGGGAGCAGAGAGCACTGCCTACACATGAATTGGACAG GATGCAGGTGTATAAATGATGCACCCTGTTACAACCAATACCCATTTGTATGTGTCTTGAAAAGTGGATGA